The sequence accaataaaacaataaacaaagtATAAAGAAAacggtttaaaaaataaaaaataaaataaaataaaaaacttaccaAAACTCGTTAGGATTTAGGAACCAACCATGGGAAAATCATCTTCATTTTAGTGCAAGCACCATTTTTTTATACGTGGTAgcaccttttgtttttttctatgtgttttttttttttaataaatagtatTGAAGAAAATGAGTAGAGAGTCATGTTGGTGtaattctttctatatatatatatatatatatatatatatatatatatatatttattgttgtaGCTGTTGCTTTAATAGATAACTTTGAGTTTGATAGTGGGTTTCAAAGTTGATTTGGATAAGAATAATTCGTTATTTTACTGAGATTTTAAAACTGTATGTGATGATGTAAGGATgagtaataaacaaaaaagtaatttgagtTCAAATAGAACACATGCtttcatcaaccaaaaaaaaaatagaacacaGGCTTAACAAAAGTAACCGTGAGGTGTTTTGCTCCCATAAATTTTgccaaaagaaattttttgaattttgaacaaaatcaaaactaacGCGTGGGAAgtcttttttttggaaagtaaagaatttttttttttttgatagtaaATTTGTATCTATCTACTATTTAATGGGAGTTTTTATTCTGtagctttattatttttaatttttgtcaatttaaaataaaaaccctaaaaatttgcTAAATGGTTGGGTAACTGTTTGTTAGTGGGGCTGTACATGggattttcaaatatatatatatatatatatatatatatatatatatatatatatatatatatatatatatatatatatatatatattttttttttttttttttttgaatttatatgccccatttttattttttaagtgtaaTGATAATATGAGGtattaggggtattttagtagaTAGATGTAGAagtaactaactttctgaatcctcttaatatatagagatgaAGGAAGACTTCAAAACATTAATGAAGTTTCACTTCAATTAATGTTTCTCTCTCATAAGACTTTAACATTaacttcaataaaaaatttatttttgtgtttgatgcTACTGCTCACCTACCTATATGTCTGAATGCTCACATACTTATATGTTCACATGTTTGAATGTTCACATATATGATAAAGATGTTCAAATGTTTTCCCTTTATGTGATTAACATGTTGTTTAGAGACTAGGGTTAGGGTATGAATGCATGCTTCAAGGGCCTAAGTTGGATCCTGGACCTATAATTAGGTTGTGATTCCTTTCTCCACCCTTACCCAAGAGGCAATTGTTATATTCTCAGGCCTATGTCTAGGATGGTGCCTAAGCGGTGAAGTAGGACAATCAGGCAGCCCTAACCAAAAGGCCAGACAACTCACGATCATCATGTCATGTCATCCAAGCTTCTAGCatttcataagaaaaaaaaaatcattcgtAAAAGAAGATAGAATCTAGAATCAAGGGttttaaagaggaaaaaaaaatagcatgtgATCATCATAATAATGACTTATGAAAATTCAtaccaaaaaggaaaatctaGCATGCTTTCCCATATCATCATAAACAAATATGTTTTTTGAACTAACTAGAACAATCATAGGATTAAATTCTCAAAAGGGTAAGAAACTCTACATCTATGCACAAGGCTTGATGATCGGTTTGGTTTTGGTtattgtagggacacgattttcagaccaagcccaaaatgtaagggatcttggcccaatggacccagtacaataaatttgtagagagtgggtcaaagagctaggctttagtgcatggataacagttaatttagttttggatgatgagctaACAAGAATTGAACCTGGTTTGTGTGAGAAAGTTTatcctcggcacagtccgaggagctctgttctagtatatattagatgacaatggttacaggagttgttgagattgctacagtgctttctcttctcctttttccctccccttttcatgaagggccttttccattatatagttccttttggatgatcttaatcctacacttATTGATCTTTTGAGCCACCACTTGAGTGCTTATCCTATTAGACACCCTTTTTGGCcttctgtgagttgtggttgccgaggtagcactgttcaggggtcttgTTCACATAAATACGGTCAGAAAGTTAGCTGCAGGGCATTCAATGCAgtgtagcagctttctcttagatatttttgagtccttatccctattgtacgttcatgatactCGTTCTtgtcattagaacttcctggaaggtcactttgatcattaggatctatacccaATCTGCGTTTAGCTTATTcgaggagatattcctcctTGGACTTGAACTACTCACGATCTCGGCCAAAGCCCCACCCTCTCAGCCGAAGCCTAAGActccacaatagcccctcaaaactccgattttttcctctcatccaaggaaaaaaagttgagttttgaattcttaagagttAATTCTGCTTGGATCCTTTGATTTACACCCAAGGGAGTGTTGTTTCACGCGCCCCATATTTGTACTGTAAGTTACTCCTTTCAGAGCTACCAATctgaggatttggttataatcttgggcttgtcttgacacttagtgagaaacaaatagataTCATGGAATGTTAATTCCCTAAAGTATATGATCCGAGGAGCCATGCATAACTAAGTTTCCGTTTGAACACTTTGAAAGttgtcatggagtgttaactttcccacattatctggtccgaggactgaggcatgatcgagttatagtttaaacaatttgaagagagatgtcatggagtgttaactttcccacatcatctggtctgaggatcgaggcatgattgagttatagtttaaacacttgaagagagttgtcatggagtgttaactttcccacatcatctggtctgaggaccgaggcatgattgagttatagtttaaacactttgagagatgtcatggagtgttaactttcccacatcatctggtctgaggaccgaggtatgattgagttatagtttaaacactttgaagagagatgtcatggagtgttaactttcccacatcatctggtccgaggactgaggtaTGATTGAGTTATCGTTTAAACACTTGAAAgttgtcagtgtgtgttaatttccccaaagcaggaggtctgaggacccgacatagctaaggttctgtttaaccacttctaaagatgccagtgtgtgttaatttttcaAAGCAAGAGGTCCAAAGAcccagcatagctaaggttctgtttaaccacttctaaagatgttagtgtgtgttaatttcccccaaaacaggaggtctgaggacccggcatagctaaggttctgtttaaccacttctaaagatgccagtgtgtgttaatttccccaaagcaggaggtccgaggacccggcatagctaaggttctgtttaactacttctaaagatgccagtgtgtgttaatttccccaaagcaggaggtctaaggacccgacatagctaaggttctgtttaaccacttctaaagatgctagtgtgtgttaattttcccaaagcaggaggtccgaggacccagcatagctaaggttctgtttaaccacttctaaagatgccaatgtgtgttaattttcccaaagcaggaggtctgaggacccggcatagctaaggttctatttaaccacttctaaagatgccagtgtgtgttaatttttccaaagcagaaggtccgaggacccggcatagctaaggttctgtttaaccacttctaaagatgccaatgtgtgttaattttcccaaagcaagaggtctgaggacccggcatagctaaggttctgtttaacaactTCTAAAGATgctagtgtgtgttaattttcccaaaacaggaggtctgaggacccggcatagctaaggttctgtttaaccacttctaaagatgccagtgtgtgttaattttcccaaagcaggagttccgaggacccgacatagctaaggttctatttaaccacttctaaagatgctggtgtgtgttaatttccccaaaacaggaggtctgaggacccggcatagctaaggttctgtttaaccacttttaaagatgtcagtgtgtgttaattttcccaaagcaggaggtctgaggagccggcataactaaggttctgtttaaccacttctaaagatgctagtgtgtgttaatttccctaaagcaggaggtccggggactcgacatagctaaggttctgtttaaccacttctaaagattagaagatatcaatatatacCTTCAAGAACTAGCCCCGCCGCAGAGCCCCTTTGAATTGCTCATGTGTTGCTGCCATTTCCTCTAATGGAGGTTAAATGAACTCGGCCACCAGATtcgcgaggacctggcccttaaTAGAGGTACGGGGCGTGTATTTGATGTTAGAAGCCCCTAGAAATGTGCCCTATTCAGCAATCCTCCCCGTATAATCCGTACTTCGTAGTATCGACCTAAGCGGaagctaagttaggacaacaactgtgTGGGCCTCATGTAGTGATttgctcacatagtaaactggCCACCATAATGGCTTTCCCTAGGGAATCTTGCTGATAGGGGCTTGATCCTACCATATTTAATTGTTGCACCCACTATCACACAAGCTCTCCCACAGACAGTGCCAATTGTAGGAACACGATTTTCAAACCAAGCTaaaaaatgtaagggatcttggcccagtgaacccagtacaataaatttgtagagagtgggtcaaaaagctaggctttagtgcatggataacagttaatttagttttagatgatgagccaacaagaattgaacccggtttgtgcgagaaagtttgtcctcggcacagtccgagaagctctgttctagtatatattggatgacaatatTTACAGGAGTTATTGAGATTGCTACaatgctttctcttctcctttttcccttcccttttcatgaagggcctcttccattatatagttccttttggatgattttaatcctacacttgttgaTTTTTTGAGCCACCACTTGAGTGCTTATCCTATCAGACACCCTTTTTGGCcttctgtgagttgtggttgccgaggtagcactgttcaggggtcttttccacataaatgcggtaAAAAAGTTAGCTGtagggcattcaatgcggtgtagcagctttctcttagatatttttggGTCTTTATCCCTATTGTACGTTTATGATACTCGTTCTTGTCATTAGAACTTCTTAGAaggtcactttgatcattaggatctatacccaatctgcgtttagcttatccgaggagatattcctcctcggactcaAACTACTCACAATCTCGGCCAAAACCCCACGCTCTCAGCCGAAGCCCAAGACCCCACAGttattttttggggaaaaattgGGCAAAATTTTATTAAGCTTTAGTGCTTCTTAAACTATGGTATATAGGTGTGTTGCAACTAAAGACTTGGTCGCATATCAAATGAAGGATCACAAGAAACTGTATAATTGTACTTTGAAGCTTCCTCTAAAGCTCTAGTGAATTTGAGTGCTTTGTAATGTGACAGccctcttccccccccccccccttctttcTATTTATAGAGGGAGTGGAGGGTCTTGAGGTGAGTTTTCAATGAGTATGAGAGCTCCAAgatgataaatttgttttttgtttcccCTCAAGAAATTGATTGGATAAGAAGTGGAATCagaaaaatagaattaaatagttagattttttcaaatttttggacCGACACAAATTGACACAAGGTTTAAAGGATAGTGACCAATTATGCAATTTACCCTTATACTTAATGAACCATAATCGCACATGTCTAGCACTAAATCTTAATCATAATGATGTGTATTAACCattaaaacttaatttgattacaactTGTAATCTGAAAGTTTGATTGAAGCaaatgacacttttttttttgtatcgtTTAAAACTTTTAGATGTATGTTATGTGAAGACTTTGGATATCCAAACTCAAAAgaccaaaattacaaattttccCTCAAGTCATAAAATGGCAGCTTTGACCTTGTTGAGGACCTGAGGTTAAAGAAAAGTTACaaaatagttttgttttttttaggaataaaatGAGGTATTTATATACAACAATTATATTCATTATCACatcaatttatattattttagattgatataatttaaaaaagttaTCCTAAATAATTTAGacgattttgttttttgtttgtaaatcttttctaataaaattgatatttttctataaattaaaaaaaaaaaaaaaaaaagcttttgtGATTTGTCAACTGTCACAAAGGCCGAtcctcaaaagtcaaaacaaagTAATAAATTGCCAAATGGGACCCGTTTAATGAGATGAACTGGACATAATTAAATAGTACTGTACTACTACTAACTACCACCATTCTTAATTGTTGGCCCACATCAAAAAGAAAGTGgagggaaagagaaagagaaagcatCAAATCATATAGCATGCATTGAAGGATCAAGGATGCAGGACATTTACATCGGGACCTCAGAAAGATATGGATGTCCAACTATATTCGCACACAACTTAATCAGCATTAATGTTTGTTTATATCATACAGCTTATAGAGAGAGGGGTTTACTGTTGAAGGGTTTGTTGTGGCGTGGCGTCAGCAGCTGGACTTGTTTGGAGAAAGAGTCTGGCTTTCAACAATGGCGCTATACGGCACGGACAACCTCTTATTCAGGTGGGCCATTAAATGTTTGCTTCTGCGCCACTCTTACGTTCTCTGatacatttcatttctttttctttttttttccttataaccCATTTATTGCATTTAGGTCTTCCTGTATCTATTACTCTGATGAGTCTTCACGTGTCGGTTGGATCTCTTTCAACGTTTTAAATTTCAAGTGGCTTAAtatttcttggattttttttttggtaacttgCTAACTGTCCCGAatagattgaattcattcacTTCTATGCTTTTATAAATTGCTAATATAGACATTTCTGAAAAGGAAGAAGCTAGATATAGACGTAGCTGCTCTTCCTCTTATGCATAGTGGTTGAACACTCATACATACTAGGACATAGTACTAAGTTCCACTGTAATAAGGGTATGTATTTTCTTGCTCTTATGAATGATTGGTATTCCGTATTttgcttttaaatttcaattttattactTTACCAACAACATGAACAACGTGTGCACTTTTgttctttcaagtttcaagaagggtctcataaaaaataaaaaaaagtttcaagaaaGGTAAAGCTTGGCATCGTAACACTTGGAACCGGGGTGATTGATCATTAATAAGTTTCTATGTTGTTAGGAAAGTTTCagaaattttaaacaaaataatttatacaCAAGCTCGAGCTATAGTTTTGGTCCttattctatatttttaaatcCATTTCAAATTGCGGGAGCAGGATCTTTTATGggttttatagtttatacttTTATTAGACCATTATCTTTGTTTGGTTGTTAAGCCATGAGTAGTACTGGGACGAGTGAACTCCTGAAAAGTCCTTAtatgttgcacccctttcttttgaATTCCAATAAAATAGAATGAGTAATTTGTTAAGCATACTCCCAAAAAGAATTTGtgactaaggcttggttgttgaagttgttgttgttgttatgtaTATATTTCTTATGATCATTtataatatcatttctcaaaaaactgTAATAGGCGTTGAATTTTTTTCAGGGAGTTGAGGAATGGGTACTAGAGAAATTCAGTCACCTGAGAATGGGGTTGAGACACCAACTGTTTTGGATGGGAATTCTGACTCCATTCATAGGAAGAAGCTTGGAATCTATTTCATCGAATCTGATGATAGGCGGACAGCATTTGGGCGTGGTTATACTGGTGGTACCACACCAGTTAACATTCGTGGAAAACCTATTCCTGATCTTTCAAAGACGGGTGGCTGGATTGCTGCCTTCTTTATATTTGGTAGATGATATCtttcaatttgatttttcaaatttctatttctttatatttctcttGTTTGGTTGCTGGAAAAACTGTGAAGAACTGAAGTGACTGTTCCtatgtttgttgttgtttgttaaCAAATGAATCCATTTTGATTCGATTGGAATAGATGTCTAAAGCACGCTTGaggtgtttgtttgtgtgtatGCAAACATTGGCCAAATAATTATGGGATATGATTGAATTGTAGTGAACTGGAGTCTTTATTTGTCCAGGGAATGAAATGGCGGAGAGAATGGCTTATTTTGGGCTTTCAGTTAATATGGTGGCCTTTATGTTCTATGTTATGCATAGACCCTTCTCCAGTTCATCAAATGCGGTAAACAATTTCCTAGGGATATCACAAGCATCCTCTGTCCTTGGTGGTTTTCTAGCTGATGCATATCTTGGTCGATATTGGACAATCACAATCTTCACAACAATTTATCTGGCGGTAGGATCTATATATGAACCCCTGTATATGAAATGTTTTAGATACATTATTAGTTTATCCTTTTTTTCAGGTCACTTGGTTAGCATTACAGAGTTCTTACATTTTCCTCTACTTCAGTTCCTTGTTTTACTAGTTTTTACTGGTTTATTCTGAAATTGGTGGTATACTGATTATGATTATCACattctttttgaattttctttcctGGAGGGTTTGACAGGAATAACCTTATGCGCAACAATGAGCATCTTCGTGCCAAACCAAGATCACTGTGATCAGTTATCACTCCTGTTAGGCAATTGTGAGCCTGCAAAACAATGGCAGATGGTATACCTCTATGCTGCACTTTATGTGACAGGATTTGGAGCTGCAGGTATAAGGCCATGCGTTTCGTCTTTCGGAGCTGATCAATTTGATGAAAGAAGACCAGACTACAAATCTCTCTTGGATAggtttttcaacttcttttatcTTTCTGTTACTATTGGAGCAATTCTGGCCTTCACTGCGGTAGTATACATTCAAATCAAACATGGATGGGGAGCTGCCTTTGGTTCACTGGCTGTAGCTATGGGCATATCAAACATGGTATTCTTTATTGGAACTCCTTTGTATAGGCATAGGTTACCAGGAGGCAGCCCTCTAACACGGGTTGCCCAAGTCCTGGTAGCTGCATTTCGGAAGAGAAATACCTCATTCTCTAGCAGTGAGTTAATAGGCTTGTATGAGGTTCCTGGAAAACAATCTGCAATTAGGGGTAGTGGAAAGATAGCTCATACTGATTATTTCAGGTAGGACTGACCCTTCTTTTACATTACTTTTCCCTGATTAGTGATtgctataataataattaattcatCATTTCCTAACATCTTAACTTTTGGGACAAGCCCCACCTATTAAGAGGAGTCTGGGCTCGCACATGAGACAGAGTTTTAGAATAATGATTAAACCACCATTTCTTAATCACTTAAGCTTTAGGACAACCAATAATTTGTCAGTTACTAGGCACATTAAATGCTAGATCATTTTGATTTCTCTATTGGCCTAAGCAGCAGCTAAGGCATCAAATGGAATAACGGAGTAACAAAGCACCTTAAGAATTCCTTTTTCCAGTGATTCTGAGGGATGTCTCTCCACATCAACTGTTTTCTGGTCCACATAaataataagttgttattaaactgttaatttatttcaatatatGATATTTGAGACTTTTTGGCCCTACAGATGTTTGGACAAGGCAGCACTGCAGCTGAAAGAAGATGGTCCCAATCCAAGTCCTTGGAGGCTTTGCACTGTGACTCAAGTAGAGGAAGTCAAGATCCTTTTGAAACTTATCCCCATACCAGCTTGCACAATAATGCTCAATGTAGTCTTAACAGAGTATTTGACTCTCTCAGTACAGCAAGCCTATACTCTAAACACCCACATGGGTCATCTAAAACTCCCAGTTACATGCATGCCCGTATTTCCTGGCCTCAGCATATTTCTTATACTATCTCTCTATTACTCCACATTTGTCCCAATATCCCGACGCATCACTGGTCATCCTCATGGAGCTTCACAACTTCAAAGAATAGGCATTGGTCTGTTAGTTTCTATCCTTTCTGTGGCATGGGCTGGGACTTTTGAAAGGTACCGAAGAAACTATGCAATAAAACACGAGTATGATGCTAATTTCTTAATTCCGATGCCCAACCTAAGTGCGTACTGGTTGCTGATTCAATATTGCCTGATTGGCGTAGCTGAAGTATTTTGCATAGTGGGATTACT comes from Castanea sativa cultivar Marrone di Chiusa Pesio chromosome 3, ASM4071231v1 and encodes:
- the LOC142628062 gene encoding protein NRT1/ PTR FAMILY 6.1, producing the protein MGTREIQSPENGVETPTVLDGNSDSIHRKKLGIYFIESDDRRTAFGRGYTGGTTPVNIRGKPIPDLSKTGGWIAAFFIFGNEMAERMAYFGLSVNMVAFMFYVMHRPFSSSSNAVNNFLGISQASSVLGGFLADAYLGRYWTITIFTTIYLAGLTGITLCATMSIFVPNQDHCDQLSLLLGNCEPAKQWQMVYLYAALYVTGFGAAGIRPCVSSFGADQFDERRPDYKSLLDRFFNFFYLSVTIGAILAFTAVVYIQIKHGWGAAFGSLAVAMGISNMVFFIGTPLYRHRLPGGSPLTRVAQVLVAAFRKRNTSFSSSELIGLYEVPGKQSAIRGSGKIAHTDYFRCLDKAALQLKEDGPNPSPWRLCTVTQVEEVKILLKLIPIPACTIMLNVVLTEYLTLSVQQAYTLNTHMGHLKLPVTCMPVFPGLSIFLILSLYYSTFVPISRRITGHPHGASQLQRIGIGLLVSILSVAWAGTFERYRRNYAIKHEYDANFLIPMPNLSAYWLLIQYCLIGVAEVFCIVGLLEFLYEEAPDAMKSIGSSYAALAGGLGCFVASILNSIIKSVTGNPGKGQPSWLSQNINTGRFDYLYWLLTVLSLINFLAFLYSAHRYKYRASHNFEMGKQDVNNK